Proteins encoded in a region of the Sphingomonas sp. HMP9 genome:
- the dprA gene encoding DNA-processing protein DprA: MTDATVARLRLIRTTGIGPVTYRQLMARFGSADAAIDALPMLAARGGGRTPRIADAALAEREIAATAKLGARHLFLDDPDYPRLLAEIETAPPALILRGDIAHARRPCIAMVGARNASAAACRFARQLALQLAEEGTTIVSGLARGIDTAAHIGALGRIGGAGSNGATIGVIASGIDIAYPPDNADLQERIAREGLLLAEQPPGTEPKARNFPSRNRIIAGLAIGTVVVEAVPKSGSLITARLANESGREVMAVPGSPLDPRAQGCNLLIREGATLVQSAADILEQIRPFDPRSVRSPIDAYAAAPPEDASDSERRRIADLLGPVPVAIDELIRQSRLAPAIVHTVLLELELGGRLERHAGGRVSVV; the protein is encoded by the coding sequence GTGACTGACGCGACCGTCGCACGACTTCGGCTCATCCGTACGACCGGGATCGGACCGGTCACCTATCGCCAGCTGATGGCCCGATTCGGCAGCGCGGACGCCGCCATCGACGCGCTCCCGATGCTCGCCGCGCGGGGCGGTGGACGCACACCAAGGATCGCAGACGCGGCCCTCGCCGAGCGCGAGATCGCCGCCACCGCCAAGCTCGGCGCGCGCCACCTCTTCCTCGACGACCCGGACTATCCCCGGCTGCTCGCCGAGATCGAAACCGCGCCCCCGGCGCTGATTCTGCGCGGCGACATAGCTCACGCACGCCGCCCCTGCATCGCGATGGTCGGTGCGCGCAACGCATCCGCCGCCGCCTGCCGCTTCGCCCGCCAGCTCGCGCTGCAACTCGCCGAGGAGGGTACGACGATCGTCTCAGGCCTGGCCCGCGGGATCGACACCGCCGCGCATATCGGGGCACTTGGCCGGATCGGCGGCGCAGGTTCCAACGGCGCGACGATCGGCGTCATCGCCAGCGGCATCGACATCGCCTATCCGCCGGACAACGCGGACTTGCAGGAGCGCATCGCCCGCGAAGGCCTCCTGCTCGCCGAACAGCCCCCCGGCACCGAGCCCAAGGCGCGCAACTTCCCCTCGCGCAACCGCATCATCGCCGGCCTCGCGATCGGCACGGTGGTGGTCGAGGCCGTCCCCAAATCCGGCTCGCTGATCACCGCCCGCCTGGCGAACGAGTCCGGCCGTGAGGTCATGGCCGTTCCCGGCAGCCCGCTCGATCCGCGGGCGCAAGGGTGCAACCTGCTGATCCGCGAAGGCGCCACGCTGGTGCAATCCGCCGCCGACATCCTCGAACAGATCCGCCCGTTCGATCCGCGCTCGGTCCGTTCCCCGATCGACGCCTACGCCGCCGCGCCCCCCGAAGATGCCAGCGACTCCGAGCGCCGCCGGATCGCGGATCTGCTCGGCCCCGTCCCCGTCGCGATCGACGAACTCATCCGCCAGTCCCGCCTCGCCCCCGCAATCGTCCACACCGTCCTGCTCGAACTCGAACTCGGCGGTCGACTGGAACGCCACGCCGGCGGTCGCGTGAGCGTCGTCTGA
- the plsY gene encoding glycerol-3-phosphate 1-O-acyltransferase PlsY, with the protein MQTEILWVAPTLSFVLSYLLGSIPFGVILTRLGGAGDLRTIGSGNIGATNVLRTGRKGLAAATLLLDMAKGAVAVLLVAHLFPGNALLAAAGAFIGHCYPVWLGFKGGKGVATLMGIVVALHWPLGLVYAVVWLGLLAGLRISSVAGMAAALSAPFAAAVFGRFDLVLLLLALALIVVWKHRENIERLFSGAEPRIGRAKRPPGD; encoded by the coding sequence TTGCAGACGGAAATTCTCTGGGTCGCGCCCACGCTATCGTTCGTGCTGAGCTATCTGCTCGGCTCGATTCCGTTCGGCGTCATCCTGACGCGGCTCGGCGGCGCGGGCGATCTGCGCACGATCGGCTCGGGCAACATTGGCGCCACCAACGTCCTGCGCACCGGTCGCAAGGGCCTCGCCGCCGCCACGCTGCTGCTCGACATGGCCAAGGGCGCGGTCGCCGTGCTGCTGGTCGCGCACCTCTTCCCCGGCAACGCCCTCCTGGCAGCCGCCGGCGCGTTCATCGGCCATTGCTACCCTGTCTGGCTCGGGTTCAAGGGCGGCAAGGGCGTCGCCACCCTCATGGGGATCGTCGTTGCGCTCCACTGGCCGCTCGGGCTGGTCTATGCAGTCGTCTGGCTCGGCCTTCTCGCAGGCCTGCGCATCTCCTCGGTCGCCGGCATGGCCGCCGCGCTCAGTGCACCGTTCGCGGCCGCCGTGTTCGGTCGATTCGATCTGGTGCTTCTCCTGCTGGCACTGGCCCTCATCGTGGTCTGGAAGCACCGCGAGAACATCGAACGCCTGTTCTCCGGCGCCGAGCCTCGCATCGGCCGTGCAAAACGACCACCGGGTGACTGA
- the murI gene encoding glutamate racemase: MDQRPILFFDSGVGGLSIVGPARAALPDAPFVYAADSAGFPYGTKSEAEIAARVPVLLGRLAERYRPRLIVIACNTASTIALPVVRAALDLPVVGTVPAIKPAALLSTTRTIGVLGTEATVRQAYVDDLAARFAGDCTVLRHGSAALVEMAEAKLHGRAVAPERYAAVLDGLFSQAGGEAIDVIVNACTHFPLVEAELAAAAPGVRFVDGGPGIARRIVHLMQGESWPGAGEGVAVFTRLGDDERALAPALAARGFGRIEPL, translated from the coding sequence ATGGACCAGCGCCCCATCCTGTTCTTCGATTCCGGTGTCGGCGGTCTGTCGATCGTCGGTCCGGCGCGCGCGGCGTTGCCCGATGCGCCGTTCGTGTACGCGGCCGACTCGGCTGGCTTTCCTTATGGCACGAAGAGCGAGGCGGAGATCGCGGCGCGCGTGCCGGTGCTGCTGGGGCGGCTGGCGGAGCGGTACCGACCGCGGCTGATCGTGATTGCGTGCAACACCGCCTCGACGATCGCGCTGCCCGTGGTGCGCGCCGCGCTTGACCTGCCGGTGGTGGGGACGGTGCCGGCGATCAAGCCCGCCGCGCTGCTGTCGACGACGCGGACGATCGGCGTGCTGGGGACCGAGGCGACCGTGCGGCAGGCGTATGTCGACGATCTGGCGGCGAGGTTCGCAGGCGATTGCACGGTGCTGCGCCATGGTTCGGCGGCTTTGGTCGAGATGGCGGAGGCCAAGTTGCACGGGCGGGCGGTTGCGCCGGAGCGCTATGCCGCGGTGCTCGACGGGTTGTTCTCACAAGCCGGCGGCGAGGCGATCGACGTGATCGTCAACGCGTGTACGCATTTCCCGCTGGTCGAAGCGGAGTTGGCGGCCGCGGCGCCCGGCGTGCGGTTCGTCGACGGTGGTCCCGGGATCGCGCGGCGGATCGTTCACCTGATGCAGGGCGAATCGTGGCCGGGCGCGGGGGAGGGTGTCGCCGTCTTCACCCGCCTGGGCGACGACGAACGCGCGCTCGCACCGGCGTTGGCGGCGCGCGGGTTTGGCAGGATCGAGCCGCTCTAG
- the hemA gene encoding 5-aminolevulinate synthase yields the protein MSIAGKTATDGSTGPRVDYSRVFTQAIDRLHAEGRYRVFIDILRNKGAFPNARCFAGHNGPKPITVWCSNDYLAMGQHPKVIAAMEEALHDVGAGSGGTRNIGGNTHYHVDLEGELADLHGKEAALLFTSGYVSNEATLATLAKVLPGCIIFSDELNHASMIAGIRNSGCEKRVFRHNDLAHLEELLAAEDPAAPKLIAFESVYSMEGDIAPIAAVCDLADRYNALTYCDEVHAVGMYGARGGGISERDDVAHRITILEGTLGKAFGVMGGYIAADRTIVDVIRSYAPGFIFTTSLSPVLVAGVLASVRHLKSSSVERDGQQASAAMLKAMLKDAGLPVMIGDTHIVPLMVGDPVKAKKISDVLLAEYGVYVQPINYPTVPRGTERLRFTPGPAHTEAMMRELTDALVEIWSRLDLRKAA from the coding sequence ATGAGTATCGCAGGCAAAACGGCAACGGACGGCAGCACGGGTCCGCGAGTCGATTATTCGCGCGTGTTCACGCAGGCGATCGACCGGTTGCATGCCGAGGGCCGCTACCGCGTGTTCATCGATATCCTGCGCAACAAGGGCGCGTTCCCCAACGCGCGCTGCTTTGCCGGGCATAACGGCCCCAAGCCGATCACCGTGTGGTGCTCGAACGATTATCTCGCAATGGGCCAGCATCCCAAGGTGATCGCGGCGATGGAAGAGGCGCTGCACGACGTCGGCGCGGGCTCGGGCGGCACGCGCAACATCGGCGGCAACACGCATTACCATGTCGACCTGGAGGGCGAACTCGCCGACCTGCACGGCAAGGAAGCGGCGTTGCTGTTCACCAGCGGCTATGTCTCGAACGAGGCGACTCTGGCGACGCTGGCCAAGGTCCTGCCGGGCTGCATCATCTTTTCGGACGAGCTGAACCACGCGTCGATGATCGCGGGCATCCGCAATTCTGGGTGCGAGAAGCGCGTGTTCCGCCACAACGACCTTGCGCATCTCGAAGAGCTGCTGGCCGCGGAAGATCCGGCGGCGCCCAAGCTGATCGCGTTCGAGAGCGTGTATTCGATGGAGGGCGACATCGCGCCGATCGCCGCCGTGTGCGACCTCGCCGACCGCTACAATGCGCTGACCTATTGCGACGAGGTCCATGCGGTCGGGATGTACGGCGCGCGGGGCGGCGGGATTTCGGAGCGGGACGACGTCGCGCACCGGATCACGATCCTCGAGGGCACGCTTGGCAAGGCGTTCGGCGTGATGGGCGGCTATATTGCCGCCGACCGCACGATCGTCGACGTGATCCGCAGCTATGCGCCGGGGTTCATCTTCACGACCTCGTTGTCGCCGGTGCTGGTCGCGGGCGTGCTCGCCAGCGTGCGGCATCTGAAGAGCTCGAGCGTCGAGCGCGACGGGCAGCAGGCCTCGGCGGCGATGCTGAAGGCGATGCTGAAGGACGCCGGGCTGCCGGTGATGATCGGCGACACGCATATTGTGCCGCTGATGGTCGGCGATCCGGTCAAGGCGAAGAAGATCAGCGACGTGCTGCTCGCCGAATACGGCGTGTACGTGCAGCCGATCAACTACCCGACCGTGCCGCGCGGGACCGAGCGGCTTCGGTTCACCCCGGGCCCTGCGCATACCGAGGCGATGATGCGCGAACTGACCGATGCGCTGGTCGAGATCTGGAGCCGGTTGGACTTGCGCAAGGCGGCTTGA
- a CDS encoding Uma2 family endonuclease, translated as MNKSAVILRTDQQTRARFTTAEFLRIGESGAFDDIKVELVDGELERMNPPLTAHAARQMQIGIRRSRLLPEARIMGEIGVDLGHDTVLGCDVAVLREPAEGNGLLTADAFLLVIEVAETSVARDTTMKRFAYAGGGIPNYWVVDGNRSIVHVYAEPVEGDYTRFHSVGFGEPLAVPDTDGTITID; from the coding sequence ATGAATAAGTCCGCCGTTATTCTCCGCACCGATCAGCAGACCAGGGCGCGTTTCACCACCGCCGAGTTCCTGCGCATAGGTGAGTCCGGCGCGTTCGACGACATCAAGGTCGAACTGGTCGATGGGGAACTCGAACGGATGAACCCGCCTTTGACAGCACATGCCGCGCGTCAGATGCAGATCGGCATCCGTCGTTCGCGCCTGTTACCCGAAGCTCGGATTATGGGCGAAATCGGTGTCGATCTCGGCCACGACACCGTGCTCGGCTGTGACGTTGCCGTGTTGCGCGAACCAGCCGAGGGTAACGGCCTGCTGACCGCTGACGCATTCCTACTCGTCATCGAAGTCGCGGAAACCTCCGTCGCTCGCGACACCACAATGAAGCGCTTCGCTTATGCCGGCGGCGGCATCCCCAATTACTGGGTTGTCGACGGGAACCGCTCCATCGTGCATGTTTACGCTGAACCCGTGGAAGGCGATTATACGCGATTCCATTCGGTGGGATTTGGCGAACCTCTTGCCGTTCCTGATACCGACGGCACGATCACGATCGACTGA
- a CDS encoding DUF3429 domain-containing protein has product MPVRPATTGGIPPIARLLGLSGLLPQLGAVALLLSGDPQSRYSALAIAYAYAALILSFLGGLWWGLAARTDSAPRWLWFASVAPSLIALVTAWPWMVGLRWPGPSLVVLGISLIGALLVDRALVRAGIAPPGWMALRVPLSLGLGILTMLAAAL; this is encoded by the coding sequence ATGCCCGTGCGACCTGCCACGACCGGCGGCATCCCGCCGATCGCGCGCCTGCTCGGCCTGAGCGGCCTGCTCCCGCAACTCGGGGCAGTCGCGCTGTTGCTGAGCGGCGATCCGCAAAGCCGCTACTCGGCGCTGGCGATCGCCTACGCCTATGCCGCGCTGATCCTGAGCTTCCTTGGTGGCCTCTGGTGGGGCCTTGCCGCGCGCACCGACTCGGCCCCGCGCTGGCTCTGGTTCGCCAGCGTCGCCCCCTCGCTGATCGCGCTCGTCACTGCCTGGCCCTGGATGGTCGGCCTGCGCTGGCCCGGCCCGTCGCTCGTGGTGCTCGGCATCAGCCTGATCGGCGCGCTGCTCGTCGACCGCGCGCTGGTGCGCGCCGGTATCGCACCGCCCGGCTGGATGGCGCTGCGCGTGCCGTTGTCGCTCGGTCTCGGCATCCTGACGATGCTGGCCGCCGCGCTGTAG
- a CDS encoding anti-sigma factor, translated as MADPDIAVPEDVAAAELALGLLDGEERGAALRRVLAEPGFAAQVEWWRSRLAALFDLWPEYAAPPHLVARIEASLDANATPSRTNRFAWPALAAVTSAIAASLLLFVMVRPEPTVPVAQPVPVARASSVLVAMLGDAKAPVAAVYDPANGALRVAAGPGVPNARVAELWVIGGDGVPHALGLLSGRPTALAPKGVDRDRITPGVTLAISVEPLGGSPTGLPTGPVVATGVVARV; from the coding sequence ATGGCTGATCCGGATATCGCTGTCCCCGAGGATGTCGCCGCAGCCGAACTCGCGCTCGGCCTGCTCGACGGAGAAGAGCGCGGCGCAGCGCTCCGCCGCGTCCTCGCCGAACCCGGTTTTGCCGCGCAGGTCGAATGGTGGCGGTCGCGACTCGCCGCGCTGTTCGATCTCTGGCCGGAATACGCCGCCCCGCCGCATCTCGTCGCACGGATCGAGGCCAGTCTCGATGCGAACGCGACGCCTTCAAGGACCAACCGCTTCGCATGGCCGGCGCTTGCCGCCGTTACCAGCGCGATCGCCGCGTCGCTGTTGCTGTTCGTGATGGTCCGTCCCGAGCCGACCGTGCCGGTTGCACAGCCGGTTCCCGTGGCGCGCGCGAGCAGCGTCCTCGTCGCGATGCTCGGCGATGCGAAGGCGCCCGTCGCCGCGGTCTATGATCCCGCCAACGGCGCGCTCCGCGTCGCGGCAGGCCCCGGCGTGCCGAATGCGCGTGTCGCCGAACTCTGGGTGATCGGCGGCGACGGCGTGCCGCACGCGCTAGGCCTGCTCTCGGGACGCCCGACCGCGCTGGCCCCCAAGGGCGTCGACCGCGATCGCATAACCCCCGGCGTGACGCTCGCCATTTCGGTCGAGCCGCTCGGTGGCTCGCCGACCGGCCTGCCGACCGGTCCAGTCGTCGCCACTGGTGTGGTCGCACGCGTCTGA
- a CDS encoding sigma-70 family RNA polymerase sigma factor translates to MTRAYPDADAARAHLSEVLLRTGQEDRDAFRELYSLTSAKLFGITHRICGNAQAAEDVLHEVYLTIWKRAGAWEPGRASPITWLATIARNRAIDWQRAQGVRRTSPLDDAPDIADPGEGAEAGMLASESSRELIECLDALEPQQRDAIRTAFFDGITYAELAIKRAVPLGTMKSWVRRGLARLKDCLDG, encoded by the coding sequence GTGACCAGAGCCTATCCAGACGCAGATGCCGCCCGCGCGCACCTTTCCGAGGTGCTGTTGCGTACCGGCCAGGAGGATCGCGACGCGTTTCGCGAACTCTATTCGCTGACCAGCGCGAAGCTTTTCGGCATCACCCACCGTATCTGCGGCAACGCCCAAGCCGCGGAGGATGTGCTGCACGAGGTCTATCTCACGATCTGGAAACGCGCCGGTGCCTGGGAACCCGGTCGCGCGAGCCCGATAACCTGGTTGGCGACGATCGCGCGCAACCGCGCCATCGACTGGCAGCGCGCGCAGGGCGTCCGCCGCACCAGCCCGCTCGACGACGCGCCCGACATCGCCGATCCCGGCGAAGGCGCCGAAGCGGGGATGCTGGCGAGCGAATCGTCGCGTGAACTGATCGAATGCCTCGACGCCCTCGAACCGCAGCAGCGCGACGCGATCCGCACCGCATTTTTCGACGGCATCACCTATGCCGAACTGGCGATCAAGCGCGCCGTGCCGCTGGGCACGATGAAGAGCTGGGTCCGCCGCGGCCTCGCCCGCCTGAAGGATTGCCTCGATGGCTGA
- the rpiB gene encoding ribose 5-phosphate isomerase B, with product MRIAIASDHAAVSLKAVLAAWLREAGHDVLDLGPEGTASVDYPDYGYKLASAIADGSAERGIALCGSGIGISIAANRNPACRCALVSEPLSASLARIHNDANAIAMGARLIGEEMAKACVEAFLAADFAGGRHQLRVDKLKVPA from the coding sequence GTGCGCATCGCCATCGCGTCCGATCACGCCGCCGTTTCGTTGAAAGCGGTGCTTGCCGCGTGGCTGCGCGAGGCGGGGCACGACGTGCTCGACCTTGGCCCCGAAGGCACCGCCAGCGTCGATTATCCCGATTACGGGTATAAGCTCGCCTCGGCGATCGCCGATGGCAGCGCCGAACGCGGCATCGCACTGTGCGGATCGGGCATCGGCATCTCGATCGCCGCGAACCGCAACCCCGCCTGCCGCTGCGCGCTCGTCTCCGAGCCGCTGTCGGCGAGCCTTGCGCGCATCCATAACGACGCCAACGCCATCGCGATGGGCGCCCGCCTGATCGGCGAGGAAATGGCCAAGGCGTGTGTCGAAGCCTTCCTCGCCGCCGATTTTGCCGGCGGCCGTCATCAACTCCGTGTCGACAAGCTAAAGGTCCCTGCATGA
- a CDS encoding serine hydroxymethyltransferase, protein MSTQPNTLHDVQPDGFFTRGLADADAAVFAGVEAELEREQTQIELIASENIVSKAVLEAQGSVFTNKYAEGYPGKRYYQGCAPSDTVETLAIERAKQIFGCEFVNVQPHSGAQANGAVMLALVKPGDTILGMSLDAGGHLTHGAKPAQSGKWFNAIQYGVDATTHLIDYDAVEALAVEHQPKLIIAGGSAYPRVIDFARFRAIADKVGAYFMVDMAHFAGIVAAGLHPTPFGHAHVVTTTTHKTLRGPRGGMIMTNDEAIAKKINSAVFPGLQGGPLMHVIAAKAVAFGEALQPDFKSYIAAVVENAKVLAATLKERGSDVVSGGTDTHLALIDLTPLGITGRDADEALERAGITCNKNGIPNDPLPPMKTSGIRVGSPAGTTRGFGPAEFREIGNMVADVLDGLAKKGEHGDPEVEADVRTRVRALCARFPIYQG, encoded by the coding sequence ATGAGCACCCAGCCCAATACGCTCCATGACGTCCAGCCGGACGGCTTCTTCACCCGCGGCCTCGCCGATGCCGATGCCGCCGTCTTCGCCGGCGTCGAGGCCGAGCTCGAGCGCGAGCAGACGCAGATCGAGCTGATCGCGTCCGAGAACATCGTCTCGAAGGCAGTGCTCGAGGCGCAGGGCTCGGTGTTCACGAACAAATATGCAGAAGGCTATCCGGGCAAGCGCTATTACCAGGGCTGCGCGCCGTCGGACACGGTCGAGACGCTCGCGATCGAGCGCGCCAAGCAGATTTTCGGTTGCGAGTTCGTCAACGTCCAGCCGCATTCGGGCGCACAGGCGAACGGCGCGGTGATGCTCGCGCTGGTCAAGCCCGGCGACACGATCCTCGGCATGAGCCTCGATGCCGGCGGCCACCTGACTCACGGCGCGAAGCCGGCGCAGTCGGGCAAGTGGTTCAACGCGATCCAGTACGGCGTCGACGCGACCACGCACCTGATCGACTATGACGCGGTCGAGGCGCTGGCGGTCGAGCATCAGCCGAAGCTGATCATCGCCGGCGGCTCCGCCTATCCGCGCGTCATCGACTTCGCGCGCTTCCGGGCGATCGCGGACAAGGTCGGCGCGTATTTCATGGTCGACATGGCGCATTTCGCCGGGATCGTCGCAGCCGGGCTGCACCCGACGCCGTTCGGGCACGCGCATGTCGTGACGACGACCACGCACAAGACGCTGCGGGGCCCGCGTGGCGGCATGATCATGACGAATGACGAGGCCATCGCGAAGAAGATCAACTCGGCGGTGTTCCCGGGCCTCCAGGGCGGGCCGCTGATGCATGTGATCGCAGCGAAGGCGGTCGCGTTCGGCGAGGCGCTCCAGCCCGACTTCAAGAGCTACATCGCCGCCGTCGTCGAGAATGCGAAGGTGCTCGCGGCGACGCTGAAGGAGCGCGGCTCGGACGTCGTTTCGGGCGGCACAGACACGCATCTGGCGCTGATCGATCTCACGCCGCTCGGCATCACCGGCCGCGATGCGGACGAGGCGCTCGAGCGCGCGGGGATCACCTGCAACAAGAACGGCATTCCCAACGACCCGTTGCCGCCGATGAAGACCAGCGGCATCCGCGTCGGCAGCCCTGCCGGCACCACGCGCGGCTTCGGGCCGGCCGAATTCCGCGAGATCGGCAACATGGTCGCCGACGTGCTGGACGGGCTCGCGAAAAAGGGCGAGCATGGGGACCCGGAAGTCGAGGCGGACGTTCGGACGCGTGTTCGTGCATTGTGCGCGCGCTTCCCGATCTACCAAGGATAA
- the nrdR gene encoding transcriptional regulator NrdR: MRCPFCGHEDSQVKDSRPTEDGAAIRRRRQCEGCAARFTTFERIQLRELFVLKSEGRREPFDREKLLRSLSIATRKRAIEAGRIDKLVSGIQRRLETLGENDVTSKRIGEMVMDGLKGLDSVAYIRFASVYRDFSEAKDFEAFAGSVEEVGRAE; encoded by the coding sequence ATGCGCTGCCCCTTCTGCGGACATGAAGACAGCCAGGTAAAGGACAGTCGCCCCACCGAAGACGGGGCGGCGATCCGGCGTCGGCGCCAGTGCGAGGGCTGCGCCGCGCGGTTCACGACGTTCGAACGCATCCAGCTGCGCGAGCTGTTCGTGTTGAAGAGCGAGGGGCGCAGGGAGCCGTTCGATCGGGAGAAGCTGCTGCGGTCCTTGTCGATCGCGACGCGGAAACGGGCGATCGAGGCGGGGCGGATCGACAAGCTCGTGAGCGGGATCCAGCGGCGGTTGGAGACGCTGGGCGAGAACGACGTGACGTCGAAGCGGATCGGCGAGATGGTGATGGACGGGCTCAAGGGGCTCGATTCGGTCGCGTATATCCGGTTTGCGAGTGTGTACCGGGACTTCAGCGAGGCGAAGGACTTCGAGGCGTTTGCCGGGAGTGTGGAGGAGGTCGGGCGGGCGGAGTGA
- a CDS encoding TrmH family RNA methyltransferase yields the protein MTFWAYVVRCADDSYYTGHTDDLERRIGQHNLGEIAGYTQTRRPVTLMWSQDFSSRQEALAAEFQVKDWSRKKKETLFRDDWAAVSAAARKPERSEPVPRYEVSTSSTSTRDERGGLDAAPPPVIVLVRPQLGENIGKAARAMLNFGLTEMRLVSPRDGWPNPSAGPAASGADIVLQNAQVYDSVAAATADCAQVFATTVRKRGVTKPVVTPEQAATEIHAAPGRSAILFGPERSGLETDDVAVARTIITVPINPEFGSLNLAQAVILVAYEWSKGLTAERELSQPSINPIMPPAPQEELDGMIGQLDTMLMASGFFHLPDKMQSTRRTLRTLLTKPGWSSQEVRTMRGVLSSLAGKKPRV from the coding sequence ATGACATTCTGGGCCTATGTGGTGCGCTGCGCCGACGACAGTTATTACACCGGACATACCGACGATCTGGAGCGCCGGATCGGTCAGCATAACCTTGGCGAGATTGCAGGGTACACGCAGACGCGTCGCCCGGTGACGCTGATGTGGAGCCAGGACTTCTCCTCGCGGCAGGAAGCGCTGGCGGCCGAGTTTCAGGTCAAGGACTGGTCGCGGAAGAAGAAGGAGACGCTGTTCCGCGACGACTGGGCGGCGGTGTCGGCGGCGGCGCGGAAGCCGGAGCGCTCCGAACCTGTCCCTCGATACGAGGTCTCGACAAGCTCGACCTCTACTCGGGACGAACGGGGTGGGCTGGACGCTGCCCCACCCCCGGTGATCGTCCTCGTCCGCCCCCAGCTCGGCGAGAACATCGGCAAGGCCGCGCGCGCAATGCTGAACTTCGGGCTCACCGAAATGCGGCTAGTCTCCCCGCGCGACGGCTGGCCCAACCCGTCCGCCGGCCCCGCCGCCAGTGGCGCAGACATCGTCCTCCAGAACGCGCAGGTGTATGACAGCGTCGCCGCCGCGACCGCGGACTGCGCGCAGGTGTTCGCGACCACGGTGCGCAAGCGCGGTGTCACCAAGCCGGTCGTGACCCCCGAACAGGCCGCGACCGAAATTCACGCCGCGCCCGGCCGCTCGGCTATCCTGTTCGGGCCCGAGCGATCGGGGCTCGAGACCGACGACGTCGCAGTCGCGCGGACGATCATCACCGTGCCAATCAATCCTGAGTTCGGGTCCTTGAACCTTGCCCAGGCGGTGATTCTCGTCGCCTATGAATGGTCCAAGGGGCTGACCGCGGAGCGTGAGCTCAGCCAGCCGTCGATCAACCCGATCATGCCGCCCGCGCCGCAGGAAGAGCTCGACGGGATGATCGGGCAGCTCGATACGATGCTGATGGCGTCCGGGTTCTTCCATCTACCCGACAAGATGCAGTCGACGCGGCGGACGTTGCGTACGCTGCTGACCAAGCCCGGCTGGTCGAGCCAGGAGGTCCGGACGATGCGCGGCGTGCTGTCGTCGCTGGCGGGGAAGAAGCCGCGGGTTTGA
- a CDS encoding chorismate mutase has protein sequence MTILSGPDCTTMTEVRAGVDALDRELVALLARRFAYMDAAARIKPERGHVRDEARKTQVIDNARAEAARLRLPDAAIADLWEGLVEASIAYELAAFDRR, from the coding sequence ATGACCATCCTATCCGGACCCGACTGCACCACCATGACCGAGGTCCGCGCCGGCGTCGACGCGCTCGACCGCGAGCTCGTCGCACTGCTGGCGCGCCGCTTCGCCTATATGGACGCCGCCGCACGCATCAAGCCCGAACGCGGCCATGTCCGCGACGAAGCGCGCAAGACGCAGGTGATCGACAATGCGCGCGCCGAAGCCGCACGGCTGAGGTTGCCGGACGCGGCGATCGCGGATCTTTGGGAGGGGCTGGTCGAGGCGTCGATCGCGTATGAACTGGCGGCGTTCGACCGGCGCTGA
- the rpsD gene encoding 30S ribosomal protein S4 has translation MSKRQSAKYKLDRRMGENIWGRPKSPVNKREYGPGQHGQRRKGKVSDFGIQLRAKQKLKGYYGDVTEKQFRACYHEAARLKGDTSQNLIGLLEQRLDMIVYRAKFAPTIFAARQIVSHGHIRVNGVKCNIASRRCFVGDEITLGSKAQEMALVMEAQSLAEREIPDYVATDGAAKVTFTRVPTLDEVPYPVKMEPNLVVEFYSR, from the coding sequence ATGTCGAAGCGTCAAAGCGCGAAGTACAAGCTCGATCGCCGTATGGGCGAGAACATCTGGGGTCGCCCCAAGTCGCCGGTCAACAAGCGCGAATACGGCCCGGGCCAGCACGGCCAGCGCCGCAAGGGCAAGGTCAGCGATTTCGGTATCCAGCTGCGCGCCAAGCAGAAGCTCAAGGGCTATTATGGCGACGTGACCGAGAAGCAGTTCCGCGCCTGCTACCATGAGGCCGCACGGCTGAAGGGCGATACGTCGCAGAACCTGATCGGCCTGCTCGAGCAGCGCCTCGACATGATCGTCTACCGCGCCAAGTTCGCGCCGACGATCTTCGCGGCCCGCCAGATCGTTTCGCACGGCCACATCCGCGTCAACGGCGTGAAGTGCAACATCGCCTCGCGTCGCTGCTTCGTCGGCGACGAGATCACGCTGGGTTCGAAGGCGCAGGAAATGGCGCTGGTGATGGAAGCACAGAGCCTCGCCGAGCGCGAGATCCCTGATTACGTCGCCACCGACGGCGCGGCGAAGGTCACCTTTACGCGCGTCCCGACGCTCGACGAAGTGCCTTACCCGGTGAAGATGGAACCGAACCTCGTCGTCGAATTTTACTCGCGTTAA